A single genomic interval of Alistipes provencensis harbors:
- a CDS encoding 4Fe-4S dicluster domain-containing protein codes for MGKYFDMLMEDVRMKEGLHACMNCGVCTGVCPAAEFYNYDPRQIVCIVQTRDDDAIEELLKSDTIWYCGECMSCRPRCPRGNTPGYVIQALRTLSQKLGFFVESEKGRQQLALKRIIGENILRTGYCIVPRLVKPELHPEQGGVWKWIYDNDKEIYGQFTPVYMRHGAGALRRLDEESLAEINEIFKVSGGSEMFDTIERHSDRKARELGYEEGADQQYMMDVFLSNSNEHY; via the coding sequence ATGGGAAAATATTTCGACATGCTCATGGAGGATGTGCGGATGAAGGAGGGCCTTCATGCGTGCATGAACTGCGGCGTCTGCACGGGCGTCTGCCCGGCGGCGGAGTTCTACAACTACGACCCGCGGCAAATCGTCTGCATCGTCCAGACGCGCGACGACGACGCCATCGAGGAGCTGCTGAAAAGCGACACGATTTGGTACTGCGGCGAATGCATGTCGTGCCGTCCGCGCTGTCCGCGGGGCAATACGCCGGGGTATGTGATTCAGGCGCTGCGCACGCTGTCGCAGAAGCTGGGCTTCTTCGTCGAGAGCGAGAAGGGCCGCCAGCAGTTGGCCCTGAAGCGCATCATCGGCGAGAACATCCTCCGCACGGGTTACTGCATCGTTCCGCGGCTGGTCAAACCCGAACTGCACCCCGAGCAGGGCGGCGTCTGGAAGTGGATTTACGACAACGACAAGGAGATTTACGGCCAGTTCACGCCCGTTTACATGCGCCACGGCGCCGGGGCCCTGCGCCGGCTGGACGAAGAGTCGCTCGCCGAGATCAACGAAATCTTCAAAGTCAGCGGCGGCAGTGAGATGTTCGATACCATCGAGCGGCACTCCGACCGCAAGGCCCGCGAACTGGGCTACGAGGAGGGCGCCGACCAGCAGTACATGATGGATGTTTTCCTCTCGAACAGTAATGAGCATTACTAA